Genomic segment of Bacillota bacterium:
CGAGTCGCGCGAACAGCTACTCATTGTGCTCACGTGCATCGATGATCTCCTGTGCAGCTTCTTCTGGCGCAGATGTCTTACGATTGGGAGCTGTGAGCCTGTTCTCGATCCTTTGAACTCCCTTGACGCCGCTGACCAGTTCCGCTGCGATCTCTATTTGATCCTCGCTTTGGACCTCGCCCTCTAGCCGTACGACCCCTCGTTCAGCCCGGGCTGATATGGCGTAAGGATGGAGCCTCTTCTCGGCTGCAATGGCCGCCTGGACCCGGCTAGTAAGGCCGGGGTCATCGGCTCTGTCTCCACCTTCCACAGCCAGGTGGCTCACTATCTCCTTGACCCCTCTGGCCCTGGCGGCTGCCGTGATCGCTGCTCTCTCGTGAGCGAGCGAGTCCACGTGACCGTGAAGGTGCACCACGCCTTTGCTGCTTTCTCCGTGAACCCGGCTGATGTCGACGTTGTTGTCGAGACGCAGTTCCTCAGCTACCTCGAAGGCCACGTCATCGTCGGTGATCTGCCCGTCGGTGCACACGGTGAGGCCGTTCTCCACAGAGTCTACCCCAGTCACTCTGGAGGCGATGTCACCGGCTCTCATCTTTTCGACAAGCACATCCACAACGCCACTGAGATGGACGGCTCCGTCGAGCGCCCTGACGTTTATCTCATACGCACTGAGTCCTTTGTCCTGCTTGATGGATTCGAGAACTCTTCCGGCCAGTTCCTCGTCTTCCCTGGTCCCCACGCGCGTCCCTCCTATAGCCGAAGTTCGCTCGGGACGTAGTATTCTCAAGCTATAGGGGAGTTACGCCCAGGCGTCCGACAGTTGGCCGCTGAACCCGTGAGAGCAATTAGGTGAATCAGACTGAGAGCAAGGGTCCTGACGTGCAGGACATAGCAGACCTCTGTGGAAGAATGACTGCTCAGGGTTCTGGGCGATGTTGGGACTCACCAGTGATGTGCA
This window contains:
- a CDS encoding BON domain-containing protein, which encodes MGTREDEELAGRVLESIKQDKGLSAYEINVRALDGAVHLSGVVDVLVEKMRAGDIASRVTGVDSVENGLTVCTDGQITDDDVAFEVAEELRLDNNVDISRVHGESSKGVVHLHGHVDSLAHERAAITAAARARGVKEIVSHLAVEGGDRADDPGLTSRVQAAIAAEKRLHPYAISARAERGVVRLEGEVQSEDQIEIAAELVSGVKGVQRIENRLTAPNRKTSAPEEAAQEIIDAREHNE